A region of Chitinophaga horti DNA encodes the following proteins:
- the aroB gene encoding 3-dehydroquinate synthase, with amino-acid sequence MTTTLSYKFQTQQTDYYLNADLQQLDKYVDKTRSILLLDENVDEHYGETLKGWRKLVIPDGEEHKSMEVVEQVINGLIELEADRKTMLIGIGGGMVTDMTGFAASIYMRGIPFGFVPTTLLAQVDAAIGGKNGVSHGMHKNMLGTINQPKFIFFDYSLPSTMPDDEWHNGFAEVIKYAAIQDAALFNYLEENRELALNRSVEVLQFLVERSVQIKTKIVLEDEFENGSRRWLNFGHTLGHAVEKIEGIAHGRAVAIGMVAAAKFSEKLKGLPTEHTNRLIRLINDYHLPVTLTSDREQVFNIFKLDKKREKDFIHFILLEEIGKAVTHPILIDDLKQLLDEL; translated from the coding sequence ATGACAACAACGTTATCATACAAGTTCCAAACACAACAGACAGACTATTACCTAAACGCTGATTTGCAGCAACTGGACAAATACGTGGATAAAACACGCAGCATCCTGTTACTGGACGAAAATGTGGACGAGCATTATGGCGAAACGCTGAAGGGCTGGCGCAAGCTGGTAATTCCCGATGGCGAGGAGCATAAGTCGATGGAAGTAGTGGAGCAGGTGATTAACGGACTGATAGAACTGGAAGCCGACCGTAAAACCATGCTGATAGGCATCGGTGGCGGTATGGTGACCGACATGACAGGATTTGCCGCCAGCATTTATATGCGCGGCATTCCTTTCGGGTTTGTGCCTACCACGCTGCTGGCGCAGGTAGATGCAGCTATCGGCGGCAAAAACGGGGTAAGCCACGGCATGCATAAAAACATGCTGGGTACGATCAATCAACCCAAATTCATTTTCTTCGATTATTCGCTGCCTTCTACCATGCCTGATGATGAATGGCATAACGGTTTTGCGGAGGTCATTAAGTACGCGGCCATACAGGACGCAGCGCTGTTCAATTACCTGGAAGAGAACAGGGAACTGGCGCTGAACCGATCTGTGGAAGTGCTGCAGTTTTTGGTAGAACGTTCCGTTCAGATCAAAACGAAAATTGTACTGGAAGATGAGTTTGAAAACGGATCGCGCCGCTGGCTGAACTTTGGTCATACGTTAGGCCATGCAGTGGAAAAGATCGAAGGCATTGCGCATGGACGGGCTGTGGCCATTGGGATGGTGGCTGCCGCCAAGTTTTCGGAGAAGCTGAAAGGCTTGCCTACCGAACATACCAACCGGCTGATAAGGCTGATCAACGATTACCATTTGCCGGTAACATTAACATCGGACAGGGAGCAGGTGTTTAACATCTTTAAGCTGGACAAAAAGCGGGAGAAGGATTTTATCCATTTCATCCTGCTGGAAGAGATCGGGAAGGCGGTTACGCATCCTATACTGATCGACGACCTGAAGCAACTCCTGGACGAATTGTAA
- the aroA gene encoding 3-phosphoshikimate 1-carboxyvinyltransferase, which yields MKVKVSPAAIKGIVTANPSKSAMQRAVAAALLAKGTSIIRNPGLSNDCLAALDVAGRLGATVVKKDDHYEITSNGVAPVSAEINCGESGLGIRMFTPIAALATQPLTIVGHGSLVTRPMDFFEEVLPKLSVDCKTNDGKLPLNITGPLKANDVEIDGSLSSQFLTGLLMAFGSVAEKATITVKDLKSKPYIALTLQLMEHFGVKVENDNFERFHFTSRQSYSAVEYTVEGDWSGAAFLLVAAAVAGRAEVKHLNTQSAQSDKAIIQALESAGAQIMPGLYTVIIANNGELKPFEFDATDCPDLFPPLVALAANCKGVTKIAGVSRLAHKESDRGLTLQDEFGKMGIRIDLDGDLMYVHGGTGIKGAAVHSRNDHRIAMACAVAALTADGDVEIENAEAINKSYPEFFDHLAQLGAKVEVTSAEKALNH from the coding sequence ATGAAAGTAAAAGTATCACCCGCAGCCATCAAAGGTATAGTGACCGCCAATCCCTCCAAAAGCGCTATGCAGCGTGCGGTAGCGGCGGCTTTGCTGGCTAAGGGCACCAGCATTATCCGCAACCCGGGCCTCAGTAACGACTGCCTGGCCGCGTTGGACGTAGCGGGCAGGCTGGGAGCCACCGTGGTGAAAAAAGACGATCATTATGAAATTACGAGCAACGGTGTTGCCCCCGTATCTGCCGAAATCAATTGCGGCGAATCCGGTTTGGGCATCCGTATGTTCACACCCATAGCCGCGCTGGCGACGCAACCTCTCACCATTGTTGGACATGGCAGCCTGGTAACAAGGCCTATGGACTTCTTTGAAGAGGTGTTGCCGAAGCTTTCGGTAGACTGTAAAACGAATGATGGTAAACTGCCGCTCAACATCACTGGCCCGTTGAAGGCAAATGATGTGGAGATCGACGGTTCACTCAGCTCCCAGTTTCTCACCGGCCTGCTGATGGCCTTTGGTAGTGTAGCCGAAAAGGCGACCATTACGGTGAAAGACCTGAAGAGCAAACCTTACATCGCACTCACCCTGCAACTGATGGAGCACTTTGGTGTGAAAGTGGAAAATGACAACTTCGAACGTTTCCATTTTACCAGCAGGCAATCATATAGCGCTGTTGAATACACGGTGGAAGGCGACTGGAGCGGTGCGGCTTTTCTGCTGGTAGCTGCAGCCGTAGCCGGTAGGGCAGAAGTAAAACACCTGAATACACAGTCGGCCCAATCGGACAAAGCGATCATCCAGGCGCTGGAAAGCGCGGGTGCGCAGATCATGCCCGGGCTGTACACGGTGATCATTGCCAACAACGGCGAGTTAAAACCTTTTGAGTTTGATGCGACCGATTGTCCGGACTTGTTTCCGCCGCTGGTGGCGCTGGCAGCGAACTGCAAAGGCGTAACCAAAATTGCGGGTGTAAGCAGGCTGGCACATAAGGAGAGCGATCGTGGACTTACCCTGCAGGACGAGTTTGGCAAGATGGGCATCCGCATCGACCTGGATGGTGACCTGATGTACGTGCACGGGGGTACCGGTATTAAAGGTGCAGCGGTGCATTCGCGCAACGATCACCGTATTGCCATGGCTTGCGCTGTTGCTGCGTTAACAGCCGATGGCGATGTAGAAATCGAGAATGCGGAAGCGATTAATAAGTCGTACCCCGAGTTCTTCGATCACCTTGCGCAGTTGGGTGCAAAGGTAGAAGTGACCAGCGCGGAAAAGGCATTGAACCACTAA
- a CDS encoding chorismate synthase translates to MNSFGRIFRVNVFGESHGECVGVNIDGVPAGLPLKQEDFLPDLERRKAGAKGTTPRKEDDLPFLKSGVFKEHTTGAPITILFENNNTRSTDYDKLREFPRPGHADFVASHKYGGFEDFRGGGHFSGRLTLNLVAAGVIAKKILGDNIQVKATIKEIGGLPDPEKGLEAAIAAKDSVGGIVECVVEGLPMGLGEPFFDSVESNIAHAVFAIPAIKGIEFGAGFAAAKMKGVEHNDAIIDPSGKTATNNAGGVVGGITNNNPLVFRVAVKPTSSTPKDQQTLNITTGEVGTFSVKGRHDLCIALRVPVVLEAVTAMVLADYMLLDQQRPRIWK, encoded by the coding sequence ATGAACAGTTTTGGCAGAATATTCAGGGTAAACGTATTCGGCGAATCGCACGGCGAATGCGTAGGTGTAAACATCGATGGCGTACCGGCCGGCCTGCCGTTAAAGCAGGAAGACTTTCTGCCGGACCTGGAGCGTCGTAAAGCGGGTGCAAAGGGTACTACGCCGCGTAAGGAAGATGATTTGCCGTTCCTGAAATCCGGTGTGTTTAAAGAACATACGACCGGTGCGCCGATCACGATCTTGTTCGAAAACAATAATACGCGCAGCACCGACTACGACAAGCTGCGCGAGTTTCCGCGTCCCGGCCACGCCGACTTTGTAGCCAGCCATAAATACGGCGGCTTCGAAGACTTTCGTGGTGGCGGACACTTTAGTGGTCGTTTGACCCTCAACCTGGTAGCAGCCGGTGTGATCGCTAAAAAGATACTTGGCGACAACATCCAGGTGAAAGCGACGATCAAAGAGATTGGCGGCCTGCCCGATCCTGAAAAGGGGCTGGAAGCTGCTATCGCTGCCAAAGACTCTGTAGGCGGCATCGTGGAGTGTGTGGTAGAAGGGTTGCCTATGGGACTTGGCGAGCCATTCTTCGATTCGGTGGAGTCTAATATTGCGCACGCCGTGTTTGCCATCCCTGCGATCAAGGGTATTGAGTTTGGTGCAGGCTTTGCCGCGGCGAAGATGAAAGGTGTTGAGCATAACGACGCCATCATTGACCCCAGCGGTAAAACGGCCACCAACAATGCCGGTGGCGTGGTAGGTGGTATTACGAATAACAATCCGCTCGTATTCCGCGTAGCTGTGAAGCCTACTTCCAGCACGCCGAAAGATCAGCAAACGCTGAACATCACGACCGGTGAGGTAGGTACTTTCAGCGTAAAAGGCCGCCATGACCTCTGCATCGCTTTGCGTGTGCCTGTGGTATTGGAAGCCGTAACTGCAATGGTACTGGCCGATTACATGTTACTGGACCAGCAACGGCCCAGGATCTGGAAATAA
- a CDS encoding FKBP-type peptidyl-prolyl cis-trans isomerase, which translates to MIKNSLIIGALSVLSLQACTKKITPAATVAPEPPKPLLQNGMDTLSFALGKDIGASIKNQGLDSLNVDVFIKALNFSLAGKDTLLTQQQVSMSISEYLQKMKAEKLAKNKADGEKFLAENKAKAGVITLPSGLQYSIIKHGTGAIPKATDRVKTHYHGMLVDGSVFDSSVERGEPATFPVNGVIAGWTEALQLMPVGSKWKLFLPADLAYGERQAGAKIQPGSALVFEVELLEIVK; encoded by the coding sequence ATGATTAAGAATAGCCTGATTATCGGCGCCCTTAGCGTACTATCCCTGCAAGCCTGCACAAAAAAGATCACTCCGGCAGCCACCGTGGCTCCCGAGCCTCCTAAACCCCTGCTTCAAAATGGTATGGATACCCTTAGCTTTGCACTTGGCAAGGATATTGGTGCCTCCATTAAAAACCAGGGCCTCGACAGCCTGAACGTCGACGTGTTTATTAAAGCACTTAACTTCAGCCTGGCGGGCAAGGATACACTGCTTACGCAACAACAAGTTTCTATGTCTATATCAGAATACCTGCAGAAAATGAAAGCGGAGAAATTAGCCAAAAACAAAGCCGACGGCGAAAAATTCCTGGCGGAAAACAAGGCGAAAGCGGGTGTAATCACACTCCCAAGCGGCCTGCAATATTCCATTATTAAACACGGCACCGGCGCTATTCCAAAGGCGACCGACCGCGTTAAAACGCACTACCATGGCATGCTGGTTGACGGCTCCGTGTTCGACAGCTCCGTAGAAAGAGGCGAACCCGCTACTTTCCCGGTGAATGGCGTAATCGCCGGCTGGACAGAAGCGCTCCAACTGATGCCCGTAGGCTCTAAATGGAAACTCTTCCTGCCCGCCGACCTCGCCTATGGCGAACGCCAGGCAGGCGCGAAAATCCAGCCCGGCAGCGCCCTTGTATTCGAGGTGGAGTTGCTGGAGATCGTGAAGTAA
- a CDS encoding CocE/NonD family hydrolase, whose amino-acid sequence MKKWLLAAAGLLSLTPAVTAQVNADSLWFREHYTKKEVYIPMRDGVKLFTSIYLPKDQSEKHPVLMTRTPYSCAPYGENQYAPLYRRYLNTYLRENYIYVSQDVRGRWMSEGVFEDVRPFNPNKKSKKDIDEASDTYDTIDWLMKNIKGNNGSVGVFGISYPGFYSTMAALSNHPALKAVSPQAPVTDWFQGDDFHHNGAFMLADAFSFYSSFGKPRPAPTTTGPDGFNFPNRDNYKFYLETGALSNFSKLMGDSILFWKDLMAHGNYDAWWKARNVRNFTKDVKPVMLTVGGTFDAEDCFGAWSTYQAIEQLSPKTNNRIVMGPWYHGQWASADGGHLGNVRFGSNTAEWYQKNVEVPFFNYYLKGKGTEPKIAEATIFFTGENEWRQLPKWPMAQASQPVYLGENGKLSFSKPTAANSASEYISDPAKPVPYTEDVHFNRTINYMTDDQRFAARRPDVLVFQTDILTEDMTLAGPVVADLFASISTTDADFVVKVIDVFPDDFRYTEDADSEHRRVPSSTYPVGGYQMLVRGEIMRGKFRNSFEKPEAFVPNTPSEVKFTLPDVAHTFKKGHRLMIQVQSSWFPIADRNPQQFMDIYTAKDSDFRKAQVRILHDAVHPSRIILPILK is encoded by the coding sequence ATGAAGAAGTGGCTGCTCGCAGCCGCAGGGCTGTTAAGCCTCACCCCCGCCGTTACCGCACAGGTAAACGCGGATTCCCTCTGGTTCCGGGAACATTATACGAAGAAGGAAGTGTACATCCCCATGCGCGACGGCGTAAAACTGTTCACCTCTATTTATCTGCCTAAAGATCAAAGCGAAAAACACCCGGTGCTGATGACGCGCACACCCTATTCCTGCGCGCCATACGGCGAAAACCAGTATGCCCCGTTGTACCGCCGCTACTTAAACACGTATCTGCGCGAAAACTACATCTATGTTTCACAGGATGTACGTGGCCGCTGGATGAGTGAAGGGGTGTTCGAAGATGTGCGTCCCTTCAACCCGAATAAAAAATCTAAAAAAGATATAGACGAGGCCAGCGATACTTACGATACGATCGACTGGCTCATGAAAAACATCAAAGGGAACAATGGCAGTGTAGGCGTATTCGGCATCTCCTATCCCGGCTTCTACTCCACCATGGCTGCGCTCAGCAATCACCCGGCATTGAAGGCGGTAAGCCCGCAGGCACCGGTAACCGACTGGTTCCAGGGCGACGACTTCCACCACAACGGCGCCTTCATGCTGGCAGATGCTTTCAGCTTCTACAGCTCCTTCGGCAAACCAAGACCCGCACCAACAACTACCGGCCCCGACGGATTCAACTTCCCGAACCGCGACAACTACAAGTTTTACCTGGAAACCGGTGCGCTCAGCAACTTTTCAAAGCTGATGGGCGACAGCATCCTGTTCTGGAAAGACCTGATGGCCCATGGCAACTACGACGCCTGGTGGAAAGCGCGCAACGTGCGTAACTTCACCAAAGACGTTAAACCGGTGATGCTCACGGTAGGCGGTACTTTCGACGCGGAGGACTGCTTCGGCGCCTGGAGTACTTACCAGGCCATTGAGCAACTGAGCCCTAAAACGAACAACCGTATCGTGATGGGCCCCTGGTATCATGGTCAGTGGGCATCTGCAGATGGCGGTCACCTCGGTAATGTGCGTTTCGGCAGCAACACCGCCGAATGGTATCAAAAGAACGTGGAAGTACCCTTCTTCAACTACTACCTGAAAGGCAAAGGCACCGAGCCAAAGATTGCCGAAGCGACAATCTTCTTCACCGGCGAAAACGAATGGCGCCAGTTACCGAAATGGCCAATGGCGCAGGCATCTCAACCGGTTTATCTTGGCGAGAACGGAAAGCTCTCTTTCTCCAAACCTACCGCAGCGAACAGCGCATCCGAATACATCAGCGATCCGGCCAAACCCGTACCATATACGGAGGATGTGCATTTTAACCGCACCATCAATTACATGACCGACGATCAGCGCTTCGCTGCCCGCAGGCCGGACGTACTGGTGTTTCAGACAGACATCCTCACTGAAGATATGACCCTGGCAGGCCCGGTAGTGGCCGACCTGTTCGCCAGCATCAGCACCACCGACGCCGATTTCGTAGTAAAAGTTATCGACGTATTCCCGGATGATTTCCGTTATACGGAAGATGCCGACAGCGAACACCGTCGCGTACCTTCCAGCACTTACCCGGTGGGCGGTTACCAGATGCTCGTTCGCGGTGAGATCATGCGTGGCAAGTTCCGTAACAGCTTCGAAAAGCCGGAAGCGTTTGTGCCCAACACACCTTCGGAGGTGAAGTTCACCCTGCCGGACGTAGCGCACACTTTCAAAAAAGGCCACCGCCTCATGATCCAGGTGCAAAGCAGCTGGTTCCCGATCGCAGACCGCAACCCACAACAGTTTATGGACATATACACCGCGAAGGACAGCGATTTCCGCAAAGCGCAGGTACGCATCCTGCACGATGCAGTGCATCCATCCCGCATTATACTCCCCATCCTGAAGTGA
- a CDS encoding DinB family protein: MPKPLPTDFNPFYGTYVHLVPQHEALEAIVTNTSQVVRFFQSIPVDKQHYAYAPGKWTIKQVLQHITDAERIFAYRALRFVRADETPLPGWEENDYAAHARVDHLHWNDMIDEFLHVRKASEHLYKHLNEAELARSGTANNSFITVNALGFVIPGHALHHMKVIEERY; this comes from the coding sequence ATGCCCAAACCATTGCCAACAGACTTTAACCCCTTTTACGGCACTTATGTACACCTCGTACCCCAACACGAAGCCCTGGAGGCCATCGTTACCAATACTTCGCAGGTGGTACGATTCTTTCAATCCATACCGGTAGACAAACAACATTACGCTTACGCGCCCGGCAAGTGGACGATTAAACAGGTGCTGCAACACATCACCGATGCGGAGCGCATCTTCGCCTATCGTGCTTTACGGTTTGTACGTGCCGATGAAACCCCGTTGCCCGGCTGGGAAGAGAACGATTATGCTGCCCATGCGCGGGTAGATCATCTTCACTGGAACGACATGATCGACGAGTTTTTACATGTGCGCAAGGCGTCCGAGCATCTTTACAAACATCTGAACGAGGCGGAATTGGCGCGCAGTGGTACCGCGAACAATAGTTTCATTACAGTGAATGCGCTGGGGTTTGTGATACCGGGGCATGCGCTGCATCATATGAAAGTGATCGAAGAGCGGTATTAA
- a CDS encoding TonB-dependent receptor family protein: protein MPRFFLLVILSLFLHLQGYTQSKVSWTGKVVDSTTKEILELATVAVNDAKDSTLFTYTLTDHKGVFKLESLPKGQTFVFLVSYTGYKQYRKVMKTGDASADLGTIILAPSSRALGEVVVEGEKPPITIKNDTLEFNASSFRTKPNAVVEDLLKKLPGVEVEADGSIKVNGKKVSRVLVDGKEFFGNDPKIATKNLPKEIVDKIQVVDTKSKVQQLTGQKTDGEDKTINITLKEDKKKGLFGRITAGAGTQHRYDVNTLLNRFSPKQQLSFLASSNNLNNTGFSIEDLMGLQGGKRSGGSSVSINTSTSGSASVNVNGLNVGGVGGDGVRNIAMAGVNYNDEWSKSLQVGGSYFYNYADTRTESSSRRQFTNTENANTLDETRSRRSYANNDRLNMTFTYSIDSFTTLILTPNLDRTYGSGLSLSRSSTHKSDGSLANSSDMQNRSINDVLNFNNNISLVKILNRKGRNLSVELGQTYSNNNNDQYLESENFFRYPDRDSTGISNQHTRSTGNNQGYTANVTYTEPLSETWKMIVAYRFSYGLNRSDRQTYNLDENTGKFDNLDSAFSDKFRNINIQQRPQLSFDYSGEKFNATIGGGMQYNTLKNYSYTRNDSITQRQQTFTPTTRFSYRFSPRLMINFGYNFYSRQPTINELQPVRDNTNRLFVNLGNPDLKTAFTHNFSTGMTAFSPAKGFNYGLNLGISPTSNAIVMQTTYDSAFVQYARPVNVGGTYSSSMWAYASKSIRKKDYSLRINGSLNASVNKSVSFSSQPGKPILRNETTTINPGASLNVSYTYKEVLDFSPGYRINYRKTDYSISNLQSGDALVHGVTLYSALFWPAKFVWENDLNYTYNTNMAPGYRKDVTLWNMSVSRMFLKNDRGTLKVSVYDLLNQNIAARRNITQDYIEDSQVMIVQQYFMLSFTYNISSFGGVAPARKAGKGGRNMRF, encoded by the coding sequence ATGCCGCGTTTTTTCCTCCTTGTTATCCTGTCCCTCTTCCTGCATCTGCAGGGGTATACGCAATCCAAAGTTAGCTGGACCGGAAAGGTCGTCGATTCTACCACGAAGGAAATACTTGAACTGGCCACGGTGGCGGTCAATGATGCGAAAGACAGTACTCTTTTCACCTATACCCTCACCGATCACAAGGGCGTGTTTAAGCTGGAGTCGTTACCCAAGGGGCAGACGTTCGTATTCCTGGTATCGTACACAGGTTATAAACAGTACCGGAAGGTGATGAAGACAGGTGATGCGTCGGCAGACCTGGGCACTATCATTCTTGCCCCCTCTTCCCGTGCATTGGGCGAAGTGGTGGTAGAGGGCGAAAAGCCCCCAATCACGATCAAGAACGACACGCTGGAGTTCAATGCATCTTCCTTCCGAACCAAACCGAATGCGGTGGTGGAAGACCTGCTTAAGAAGCTGCCGGGTGTGGAAGTGGAGGCTGATGGCTCCATCAAGGTAAATGGCAAAAAGGTATCGCGGGTGTTGGTGGATGGTAAAGAGTTTTTTGGTAACGACCCGAAGATCGCTACGAAGAATCTTCCCAAAGAGATTGTAGATAAGATACAGGTGGTAGATACGAAATCCAAAGTACAACAGCTTACCGGGCAAAAAACGGATGGGGAAGATAAAACGATCAATATCACCTTAAAGGAAGATAAAAAGAAAGGATTGTTCGGCCGCATCACAGCCGGCGCAGGCACGCAGCACCGGTACGATGTAAATACGCTGCTCAACCGGTTTTCACCGAAGCAGCAGTTAAGCTTCCTGGCCTCCAGCAATAACCTGAATAATACGGGGTTTTCCATTGAAGATCTGATGGGCCTGCAGGGCGGTAAACGCTCTGGCGGCAGTTCTGTAAGTATAAATACGAGCACGTCCGGTTCGGCTTCCGTTAACGTGAATGGGTTGAATGTAGGCGGTGTTGGTGGAGACGGCGTACGTAATATCGCAATGGCCGGTGTGAACTACAACGACGAGTGGAGCAAAAGCCTTCAGGTGGGCGGCAGCTACTTTTATAATTATGCGGATACGCGTACCGAAAGCTCCTCACGCCGCCAGTTTACCAATACCGAAAATGCAAATACGCTTGATGAAACGCGCAGCCGCCGCTCGTATGCGAACAATGACCGGCTCAACATGACCTTTACGTACTCGATCGACTCGTTTACCACGCTCATCCTGACGCCCAACCTGGACCGCACCTACGGCTCGGGCCTGTCGCTGAGCAGGAGCTCCACGCATAAGTCCGACGGCTCACTCGCCAACTCATCGGACATGCAAAACCGCTCGATCAACGATGTACTTAACTTCAACAACAATATCAGCCTGGTAAAAATACTAAACCGCAAAGGGCGTAACCTGTCGGTGGAACTGGGGCAAACGTACAGCAATAACAACAATGACCAGTACCTCGAATCGGAGAACTTTTTCCGTTACCCGGACCGTGATTCCACGGGCATCAGCAACCAGCATACGCGCAGCACAGGTAACAATCAGGGCTACACGGCCAACGTCACCTATACCGAACCACTGAGCGAGACCTGGAAGATGATCGTCGCCTACCGTTTCAGTTACGGCCTTAACCGGTCGGACCGGCAAACGTATAACCTGGATGAGAATACGGGCAAGTTCGACAACCTGGACTCTGCCTTCAGCGATAAGTTCCGTAACATCAACATCCAGCAACGGCCTCAGTTATCGTTCGACTACAGTGGTGAAAAGTTTAATGCTACGATTGGTGGAGGGATGCAGTATAATACATTAAAGAATTACTCGTACACCCGTAACGATTCTATTACACAGCGCCAGCAAACATTTACGCCTACTACCAGATTCAGTTACCGGTTTTCTCCGAGGCTCATGATCAACTTCGGCTATAACTTTTACAGCAGGCAGCCTACCATCAACGAGTTGCAACCTGTGCGCGATAATACGAACCGTTTGTTTGTGAACCTCGGTAACCCGGACCTTAAGACTGCGTTCACGCATAACTTTTCTACCGGCATGACGGCTTTTTCGCCTGCCAAGGGATTCAATTATGGCCTTAACCTCGGCATCTCTCCCACCAGTAATGCGATCGTGATGCAAACCACGTACGATAGCGCTTTTGTGCAGTATGCGCGCCCGGTGAATGTGGGTGGTACGTACTCATCGAGCATGTGGGCTTACGCATCCAAATCTATCAGGAAGAAAGATTACTCCCTGCGCATCAACGGCTCGTTGAACGCGTCGGTAAATAAAAGTGTAAGCTTCAGCAGCCAGCCCGGTAAGCCTATCCTCCGTAACGAGACCACAACCATCAATCCTGGCGCTTCCCTGAACGTAAGTTATACTTATAAAGAAGTGCTCGACTTTAGCCCCGGCTATCGCATTAATTATCGTAAAACTGATTATTCCATCAGCAACCTGCAAAGCGGTGATGCGCTGGTGCATGGGGTTACGCTGTATTCCGCATTGTTCTGGCCTGCAAAGTTTGTATGGGAAAATGACCTGAACTATACGTACAATACCAACATGGCTCCCGGTTACCGTAAAGACGTGACTTTATGGAACATGTCTGTATCGCGCATGTTCCTGAAGAATGACCGGGGCACGCTGAAAGTAAGTGTATATGACCTGCTGAACCAGAACATCGCGGCACGCCGGAACATCACGCAGGACTACATTGAAGATTCCCAGGTCATGATCGTGCAGCAGTATTTTATGCTGTCGTTCACGTATAACATCAGCAGCTTTGGTGGCGTGGCGCCTGCGCGTAAAGCAGGCAAGGGCGGACGGAATATGCGGTTCTGA
- a CDS encoding SPFH domain-containing protein, which translates to MGIFDFIKNEFIEVIDWVDDTNDTVIYKFPDKGNKIMNGAQLTVRESQVAVLMNEGEFGDVYIPGRHELRTSNMPITTTLKSWKYLFDSPFKVDVFFVSTKFFTNLKWGTSNPVIVRDPVFKQVRLRSFGTYTMRVVDPKKFISQFAGTHPWVRIDTVSEQLRNTIISRLAEGLAEAGISVLDLAANFTEIGEKLKPVFQTEFAQWGVELGQFYIENVTLPEEVEKMLDKTTQLNMLGDDLQRFNQMQGGIAIEKMADNPGAANTAGLGAGVILTNMLQQQQQQPAQPNAGPAGETKEQLVELLKKLGELKASGLLTEEEFNQKKADILGRL; encoded by the coding sequence ATGGGCATCTTTGATTTTATCAAGAATGAATTTATAGAAGTCATCGACTGGGTCGATGATACGAACGATACGGTGATTTATAAATTCCCTGACAAGGGCAATAAGATCATGAATGGCGCGCAGCTCACCGTGCGGGAAAGCCAGGTGGCCGTGTTGATGAACGAGGGGGAATTTGGGGACGTGTATATACCGGGCAGGCATGAACTGCGCACGAGCAACATGCCCATCACCACTACGCTTAAAAGCTGGAAGTACCTGTTCGATTCGCCTTTTAAGGTAGATGTGTTCTTCGTGAGCACAAAGTTTTTTACTAACCTGAAATGGGGTACATCGAACCCTGTGATCGTGCGCGACCCGGTGTTTAAACAGGTGCGCCTTCGTTCGTTTGGTACCTATACCATGCGCGTGGTCGATCCTAAAAAGTTTATCAGCCAGTTCGCAGGTACGCATCCATGGGTGCGCATCGATACGGTGAGCGAGCAGCTGCGGAATACGATCATCAGCCGCCTGGCGGAGGGACTGGCAGAAGCGGGTATTTCCGTGTTAGACCTGGCCGCGAACTTTACAGAGATCGGTGAGAAGCTGAAGCCAGTGTTTCAGACAGAGTTTGCACAATGGGGAGTGGAGCTGGGACAGTTCTATATCGAGAACGTTACGTTGCCGGAAGAGGTGGAGAAGATGCTGGACAAAACGACGCAACTCAACATGCTCGGCGACGACCTGCAGCGTTTTAACCAGATGCAGGGCGGTATCGCGATCGAGAAGATGGCAGATAATCCGGGTGCTGCCAACACTGCCGGCTTAGGCGCAGGGGTGATCCTCACGAACATGTTACAACAGCAGCAACAGCAACCCGCACAACCGAATGCGGGACCTGCCGGCGAAACGAAAGAGCAGCTGGTAGAACTGCTGAAGAAACTGGGCGAACTGAAAGCCTCCGGGTTACTCACAGAAGAAGAATTTAACCAGAAAAAGGCCGACATCCTGGGACGGCTGTAA